In one window of Vibrio sp. JC009 DNA:
- a CDS encoding response regulator has product MLIEHDLRGASILAADDDPSNLKVLESMLQELGCEVRLARDGEMLLQSVALKLPDLILLDVHMPGIDGYQACERLKSSDKSKDIPVIFLSAMNEQFSKVKAFELGAVDYITKPFQLEELKARIGVHLKLAHQARELRNLQAAVEQSRTSIFTTDLDGYIQYANQSTAEVSGYPMLEIIGERPSLFKSGEHQNEFYAELWQTISSGNVWRGELCNKKKNGELYWVLAVISPVRGTEGAFTRYVAIEEDVTEQRKLREQLIKAKEQAESANKAKSSFLAMMSHEIRTPMNGVVGIIDLLNQTNLDREQVRLAHIAKMSSMSLLNIINDILDFSKIEAGRMKLESIPVAWRSVIDGAAEMVSGELKSRDLRLYCLVDPAVPERVHGDQERLRQLLLNLLSNAIKFTESTGEKEGVIVIRLNFKADSLRQLVLEVEDNGIGISPEQLKTLFQPFVQADSSTHRRYGGTGLGLSICVRLIGMMGGEISCVSEEGSGSRFIVNLPCEQVAYLPDTELLLDGCNLLLDSTDLNLKDFLADDLSALGARVIFADDLPENVEDPEQAIELVLITDYRSTDEKIVLVKKYQTRYPASRCVVLASAAEQMDKEKFPACVLVDANPFRPEELHKALAIATGRIASATEKEKLLIDPTRTIPEISQAESEGCLILIAEDNLVNQEVIKRQLNFLGYAAEVADDGEMALEMMKKRHYGLLLTDCHMPRIDGFQLTAAIRERELHGASRTPIVAITANAMQGEAERCLLAGMDGYLAKPVELAKLKESIDRWLPIEKCCTLSGCTEPEKPSESKSDIIDFELLARFLGDDKETQHYFLNKFANDSKDTFEAAKSAAEEEDMVKVVQLMHKLKSSSKAVGAENLSGLCLQLELVAKSRDVGKAAILTGDVLDEFSRVCSYVATLD; this is encoded by the coding sequence ATGTTAATTGAACATGACCTCAGAGGTGCGTCGATTCTGGCGGCGGATGATGACCCCTCTAACTTAAAGGTGCTGGAGTCAATGCTACAAGAACTTGGCTGTGAAGTCCGGCTGGCAAGGGATGGCGAAATGCTGCTGCAGAGTGTAGCACTCAAACTTCCAGACCTTATTCTTCTTGATGTGCATATGCCGGGCATTGATGGCTACCAGGCCTGTGAGCGTCTTAAATCCAGCGATAAATCCAAAGATATTCCGGTGATTTTCCTCTCTGCTATGAATGAACAGTTCAGTAAGGTGAAAGCCTTTGAACTGGGCGCGGTGGATTACATTACCAAGCCATTTCAGCTGGAAGAGTTAAAAGCGCGTATCGGTGTTCACCTTAAGCTGGCCCATCAGGCAAGAGAGCTGCGTAATTTGCAGGCTGCTGTGGAGCAGAGCCGTACCTCAATCTTTACTACCGATCTGGACGGGTATATTCAGTATGCCAACCAGTCCACCGCGGAAGTCAGCGGCTATCCCATGCTGGAGATTATCGGCGAAAGGCCGAGCCTGTTTAAAAGTGGTGAGCATCAGAATGAATTCTATGCTGAACTCTGGCAGACAATCAGCTCGGGAAATGTCTGGCGGGGTGAGCTTTGTAACAAGAAAAAGAACGGGGAGCTTTACTGGGTGCTGGCGGTTATCTCTCCGGTAAGGGGAACAGAAGGCGCATTTACCCGTTATGTTGCCATTGAAGAAGATGTCACCGAGCAGCGTAAGCTCCGCGAGCAGCTAATCAAAGCGAAGGAGCAGGCAGAATCGGCAAACAAAGCCAAATCATCATTTCTTGCCATGATGAGTCATGAGATCAGAACGCCGATGAACGGGGTAGTGGGCATTATTGATCTTCTTAATCAGACCAATCTGGATCGCGAACAGGTAAGGCTGGCGCATATTGCCAAAATGTCTTCTATGTCTCTGCTAAATATCATCAATGACATCTTGGATTTTTCTAAGATAGAAGCCGGACGGATGAAACTGGAATCCATCCCGGTAGCCTGGCGCAGTGTCATTGATGGTGCGGCAGAGATGGTTTCCGGCGAATTGAAAAGCCGGGATCTCAGGCTCTATTGTCTGGTCGACCCGGCGGTTCCGGAGCGGGTGCATGGTGACCAGGAAAGACTTCGCCAGCTTTTGCTTAATTTACTCAGCAATGCGATTAAATTTACTGAATCAACCGGTGAGAAGGAAGGCGTAATTGTTATCCGCCTTAACTTTAAAGCCGACAGTCTGCGGCAACTGGTTTTGGAGGTGGAAGACAATGGCATTGGGATCAGTCCGGAGCAGTTAAAAACGCTGTTCCAGCCGTTTGTACAGGCTGACAGCAGCACCCACAGACGCTACGGGGGAACCGGATTAGGGCTTTCTATCTGTGTGCGCCTTATCGGGATGATGGGCGGTGAAATAAGTTGTGTCAGTGAAGAGGGAAGTGGCTCCCGGTTTATTGTTAATCTTCCCTGTGAACAGGTGGCTTACTTGCCGGATACCGAACTGTTGCTGGATGGCTGTAACCTGCTGCTGGATAGTACAGATTTGAACCTGAAAGATTTCTTAGCTGATGATCTCAGCGCGCTGGGAGCCAGAGTGATTTTCGCAGATGATTTGCCGGAAAACGTTGAAGATCCAGAGCAGGCTATTGAGCTGGTTCTAATTACTGATTACCGGAGCACGGATGAAAAAATTGTCTTAGTGAAAAAATATCAGACGCGCTATCCCGCCAGCCGGTGTGTGGTTTTAGCTTCGGCAGCGGAGCAGATGGATAAGGAAAAATTCCCTGCCTGCGTTCTGGTGGATGCAAATCCGTTCAGGCCAGAGGAGCTTCATAAAGCACTGGCCATTGCAACCGGACGAATCGCTTCGGCCACTGAGAAAGAAAAACTGCTGATTGATCCGACGCGGACGATTCCGGAAATCAGCCAAGCGGAATCCGAAGGCTGCCTGATCCTGATTGCAGAAGACAATCTGGTTAATCAGGAAGTGATCAAACGCCAGCTGAACTTTCTTGGCTATGCCGCTGAGGTTGCAGACGATGGTGAAATGGCACTGGAGATGATGAAAAAACGCCACTATGGCCTGTTGTTGACCGATTGCCATATGCCCCGGATAGATGGATTTCAGCTCACCGCTGCCATAAGAGAGCGGGAGCTGCACGGCGCATCAAGAACCCCGATTGTTGCCATTACCGCCAATGCCATGCAGGGGGAAGCAGAGCGCTGCCTGCTGGCGGGAATGGACGGATATCTGGCAAAACCGGTAGAGCTTGCCAAACTGAAGGAGTCCATCGACAGATGGCTGCCGATAGAAAAATGTTGCACCTTGAGTGGTTGTACTGAGCCGGAAAAACCGTCAGAGAGCAAAAGTGATATTATCGATTTTGAGCTTCTGGCGCGGTTTTTAGGCGATGACAAAGAGACCCAGCATTACTTTCTCAATAAGTTTGCCAATGACAGTAAAGACACCTTTGAAGCTGCAAAAAGCGCAGCCGAAGAAGAGGATATGGTTAAAGTGGTACAATTGATGCACAAGCTGAAATCTTCCAGCAAAGCCGTAGGCGCAGAAAATCTGTCAGGACTGTGCCTGCAGCTTGAACTGGTGGCAAAGAGCAGGGATGTCGGTAAAGCGGCTATTTTGACTGGAGATGTTCTGGATGAGTTTAGCCGGGTTTGTAGCTATGTTGCCACTTTGGATTAG
- a CDS encoding histidine kinase dimerization/phospho-acceptor domain-containing protein, producing MKSEHPKEMAQDTSRLTRKTAHDLRNPLNTILGFSQMLMLKEQDDEKLRHLEAIQLAGNNLLKLIDQLAGKGSNEAPLQEGTSDNSDVIQPPTDSVSEIPSDIRKEIHEAIVIGDFSHLRTLIDQLDTKHQQIAHTLNTLAEQYDQARLLELFK from the coding sequence ATGAAATCTGAACACCCCAAAGAAATGGCTCAGGATACCAGCCGGTTAACCAGAAAAACGGCGCATGATTTACGTAATCCGCTGAATACTATCCTCGGCTTTTCTCAGATGCTGATGCTAAAAGAACAGGATGACGAGAAACTTCGCCACCTTGAGGCCATTCAGTTGGCCGGTAATAATCTGCTCAAGCTAATCGACCAACTAGCAGGCAAGGGCAGTAATGAAGCCCCCCTGCAGGAAGGCACCTCTGACAATAGCGACGTAATTCAGCCCCCTACAGACTCAGTATCAGAAATACCTTCAGACATACGCAAGGAAATTCACGAGGCCATCGTCATCGGGGATTTCTCTCATCTCCGGACATTAATTGATCAGCTGGATACCAAACATCAGCAAATAGCACACACCCTTAACACACTGGCCGAACAGTACGATCAAGCCAGGCTTCTGGAGCTGTTCAAATAA
- a CDS encoding EAL domain-containing response regulator → MPDNIAQLPLTAIVIDDDDFILQQTAVILKQLGIKEVTGCIDGEQALSHIDSEMTFDIAIIDLNMPVMDGIEVLRNLAERDYSGAIILLSGEDERILRTAQNLANAHKLKVIGAIAKPLCLESLQNQLKAYRPPQTFSSRKTDFPDTYDELSIGLEQQEIIPYFQPQVRVSDKSVASVEILARWMHPESGLVPPGIFIPIAEEHGIIDLLTEQVLKQALAVYSQWRKAGYDFTMGMNLSADSLDIMDLPEKIAAMCEEHEVPCESLVLEITEGRVIHSQITSLDVLTRLRLKGFKLSIDDFGTHYSNMAQLNNIPFTELKIDREFVHKAADNPATSAILETSIQLAKKLNMTTVAEGVEDQADWDHVASTGCDLVQGYFIARPASAEDITSWLKQR, encoded by the coding sequence ATGCCAGACAACATAGCTCAGCTACCTCTGACAGCTATCGTCATTGATGACGATGATTTTATCTTGCAGCAGACCGCCGTTATTCTGAAACAGCTCGGGATTAAAGAGGTAACCGGGTGCATAGACGGCGAGCAGGCTCTAAGTCATATTGATTCAGAAATGACTTTCGATATCGCCATCATTGATCTGAACATGCCGGTTATGGATGGCATCGAAGTGTTAAGAAACCTGGCCGAAAGGGATTACTCCGGCGCAATTATTCTGCTTAGCGGGGAGGATGAACGCATTCTGCGTACTGCCCAGAATCTGGCCAATGCGCATAAACTCAAAGTCATCGGAGCCATCGCCAAACCACTCTGTCTTGAATCGTTGCAAAACCAGCTTAAGGCGTACCGGCCTCCACAAACATTCTCCAGCAGAAAAACCGATTTCCCCGATACCTATGACGAACTGAGCATAGGTCTGGAGCAGCAGGAAATTATTCCTTACTTTCAGCCCCAGGTCAGAGTCTCAGATAAATCCGTTGCATCGGTGGAAATTCTTGCCCGCTGGATGCATCCGGAATCCGGCCTGGTTCCTCCGGGAATTTTTATTCCTATTGCCGAAGAGCACGGCATTATTGATCTGCTAACCGAACAGGTATTAAAGCAGGCGCTTGCGGTATACAGCCAGTGGCGAAAAGCGGGTTATGATTTCACAATGGGAATGAACCTGTCGGCGGACAGCCTGGATATAATGGACCTTCCTGAAAAAATCGCCGCAATGTGCGAAGAACACGAGGTGCCCTGTGAATCTCTGGTGCTGGAGATCACCGAAGGACGGGTAATTCATAGTCAGATCACATCGTTAGATGTTCTGACCCGGTTACGCCTGAAGGGCTTTAAACTCTCCATCGATGATTTCGGCACTCACTACTCGAATATGGCTCAGCTCAACAATATTCCTTTTACTGAACTGAAAATTGACCGGGAATTTGTTCATAAGGCGGCGGATAACCCGGCGACCAGCGCCATTTTAGAAACCAGTATTCAACTGGCTAAAAAGCTGAATATGACCACGGTAGCGGAAGGTGTAGAAGATCAGGCAGACTGGGACCATGTGGCCTCAACCGGATGTGATTTAGTTCAGGGGTATTTTATTGCCAGACCAGCCTCAGCCGAAGATATCACCAGCTGGCTTAAACAACGGTGA
- a CDS encoding glycine zipper 2TM domain-containing protein, with amino-acid sequence MFASTRYLTKFVSGLLSLLFLMTSFSTVAAYERNKAVPVEKVVYGQVESIRYITRKQLIEDRNRGWKTFGGAVAGGVIGHQFGGGSGQDIATVLGALLGGAAASKHGNSTHIQQYQLIEMLINLNDGSQIMVLQDIDPRMPLTAGDEVRVVYLATGYVRVDIAM; translated from the coding sequence ATGTTTGCGTCTACCCGATATTTAACTAAATTTGTTAGCGGACTACTGTCACTACTCTTCTTGATGACCAGTTTTTCAACGGTTGCGGCCTATGAACGAAACAAAGCCGTCCCGGTAGAAAAGGTCGTCTATGGCCAGGTAGAGTCCATCCGGTATATAACCCGGAAGCAGTTGATAGAAGACCGAAATAGGGGCTGGAAAACCTTTGGTGGTGCCGTTGCGGGAGGCGTTATCGGACATCAGTTTGGCGGAGGTTCTGGTCAGGATATCGCAACCGTCCTTGGAGCTTTACTGGGTGGTGCCGCAGCCAGTAAACACGGGAACTCAACACACATTCAGCAATACCAGCTTATTGAAATGCTGATCAATTTAAATGATGGCAGCCAGATAATGGTCCTTCAGGATATTGACCCACGTATGCCTTTAACTGCGGGTGATGAGGTGCGTGTTGTATACCTGGCAACCGGGTATGTTCGTGTGGATATTGCTATGTAA
- the kdsB gene encoding 3-deoxy-manno-octulosonate cytidylyltransferase, with the protein MSFTVVIPARYQSTRLPAKPLAMIGDKPMIQWVYEQSLKSGADQVIVATDDERVEQAVLAFGGEVCMTSPDHQSGTERLAEVVEKLGLSDEHIIVNVQGDEPLIPPSIIRQVADNIANSSAPMATLAVEIHDEAEAFNPNAVKVVTDKDGYALYFSRATIPWDRDNFAAEEKTIAQPLMRHIGIYAYRAGFINTYVNWQPSVLEKIESLEQLRVLWYGEKIHVEVAKEAPAAGVDTPEDLELVRKVVADKGL; encoded by the coding sequence ATGTCATTTACCGTTGTAATACCAGCCCGTTATCAGTCAACCCGTCTGCCTGCAAAACCTCTGGCGATGATTGGTGATAAGCCGATGATTCAGTGGGTTTACGAGCAGTCACTGAAATCAGGCGCTGATCAGGTGATTGTCGCGACTGATGATGAAAGAGTGGAGCAGGCTGTACTTGCCTTTGGCGGCGAAGTTTGCATGACTTCGCCAGACCACCAGTCAGGCACTGAGCGTCTGGCTGAAGTGGTTGAAAAGCTTGGTCTGTCCGATGAACATATTATTGTCAATGTTCAGGGTGACGAGCCTTTGATCCCGCCGTCGATTATCCGCCAGGTAGCTGACAATATTGCAAACAGCAGCGCGCCAATGGCGACACTGGCGGTTGAGATTCACGACGAAGCAGAAGCCTTTAACCCGAATGCGGTTAAGGTGGTTACCGATAAAGATGGTTACGCGCTTTACTTTAGCCGTGCCACGATTCCATGGGATCGCGACAACTTTGCAGCGGAAGAGAAAACCATCGCACAGCCACTGATGCGTCATATCGGCATCTATGCATACCGCGCCGGTTTTATCAATACCTATGTAAACTGGCAGCCTAGCGTGCTGGAAAAAATTGAGTCTTTAGAGCAGCTACGCGTGCTTTGGTATGGCGAGAAAATCCATGTCGAAGTAGCAAAAGAAGCCCCGGCAGCTGGCGTGGATACACCGGAAGATCTGGAGCTGGTGCGTAAGGTTGTTGCTGACAAAGGGCTTTAA
- a CDS encoding Trm112 family protein — MDHRLLEIVACPVCKGKLTYDREKQELICKLDRLAYPIREGIPVLLESEARSISMDEGR; from the coding sequence ATGGATCACCGTCTGCTTGAAATCGTAGCTTGTCCTGTCTGTAAGGGAAAGCTTACTTATGACAGAGAGAAACAGGAACTTATCTGTAAACTGGATCGACTGGCGTATCCTATCCGCGAGGGGATTCCTGTACTGCTGGAGTCAGAGGCCAGAAGCATATCAATGGATGAGGGAAGATAA
- the lpxK gene encoding tetraacyldisaccharide 4'-kinase: MVEKIWFQNHILGKLMWPLLWPLSLIYKSVSRSKRSKYLSGDKKSYRAPVPVIVVGNITAGGNGKTPVVIWLVEKLQQMGYKPGVVSRGYGGKAESYPLVLDSDTSVKQCGDEPKLIFLRTNAPVAVDPVRSNAVKALLDADVGVDIIVTDDGLQHYALQRDIEFIVVDGQRRFGNQSYIPLGPLREGLERLNQVDFIITNGGEAHQGEFPMRLEPAMAVNLLTGEKKLVTELGRVVAFAGIGHPPRFFKTLESLGADLVKTQGFADHKDFNQAELEQLQKLGDNVIMTEKDAVKCDRFAEENWWHLPVTACFNPEDEQQIIKRINEVRKDYGSPSA, from the coding sequence ATGGTTGAGAAAATCTGGTTTCAGAACCATATTCTTGGAAAACTTATGTGGCCACTGTTGTGGCCGCTCAGTCTTATCTATAAGTCCGTTAGCCGGTCAAAGCGCAGTAAATATCTGAGCGGGGACAAGAAGAGCTACCGGGCTCCGGTTCCCGTTATTGTCGTTGGCAATATTACCGCAGGCGGCAATGGAAAAACTCCGGTAGTTATCTGGCTGGTGGAGAAGCTGCAGCAGATGGGCTACAAGCCCGGAGTCGTTTCACGCGGTTACGGTGGTAAAGCAGAGAGCTATCCGCTGGTTCTTGATTCCGATACCTCAGTAAAACAGTGTGGTGATGAACCAAAGCTGATTTTCCTCCGGACCAATGCGCCGGTTGCGGTGGATCCCGTTCGCTCAAATGCGGTGAAAGCCTTGCTTGATGCTGATGTCGGTGTGGATATTATTGTGACTGACGACGGACTTCAGCATTATGCCCTGCAAAGGGATATAGAGTTTATCGTTGTGGATGGCCAGAGACGTTTTGGCAATCAGAGTTATATTCCCCTTGGGCCTTTAAGAGAAGGGCTTGAGCGTTTAAACCAGGTGGACTTTATTATTACCAATGGCGGTGAAGCGCACCAGGGAGAGTTCCCGATGCGGCTTGAACCGGCAATGGCGGTTAATCTGCTTACGGGTGAAAAAAAGCTGGTGACTGAGCTGGGAAGAGTGGTTGCTTTTGCAGGAATTGGTCACCCGCCTCGTTTTTTCAAAACACTGGAGTCACTGGGTGCCGATCTGGTTAAAACTCAGGGATTTGCCGACCACAAAGATTTTAATCAGGCTGAGCTTGAGCAATTGCAAAAGCTTGGCGACAACGTCATTATGACGGAAAAGGATGCGGTGAAGTGCGACAGGTTTGCGGAAGAAAACTGGTGGCACTTACCTGTCACTGCCTGCTTTAATCCAGAGGATGAGCAGCAGATTATCAAAAGAATAAATGAAGTTAGGAAAGATTATGGATCACCGTCTGCTTGA
- the msbA gene encoding lipid A ABC transporter ATP-binding protein/permease MsbA, producing MSTNHDDASTWQSFQRLWQIIRLYKSGLIVAIIALVINAASDTYMISLLKPLLDEGFGSVDSDFLKYLPVIIFVMMLIRGISGFISTYCLSWVSGQVVMIMRRRIFAHFMHMPVAFFDKESTGALLSRITYDSEQVASATSGALVSIVREGASIIGLLILMFWNSWQLSLVLFAVAPVVAWGITFVSKRFRKISKNMQTAMGSVSSSAEQMLKGHKVVLSYGGQEVERERFDNVSNRMRQQSMKLVSAQAAANPIIQLIASIAIVVVLYLASIDSIRSELTPGTFTVVFSAMFGLMRPLRALTNVTSQFQRGMAASQTLFSLMDLETEENKGTYSAERAKGEIKVQDVTFTYQGKDKPALNEVSFDIPVGKTVALVGRSGSGKSTIANLFTRFYDVDSGSICLDGHDIKEYQLENLRTHFALVSQNVHLFNDTIANNIAYAATEDYSREQIEEAARLAYAMDFIENMDDGLDTIIGENGANLSGGQRQRIAIARALLRDAPVLILDEATSALDTESERAIQAALDELQKDKTVLVIAHRLSTIEQADQILVVDEGEIIERGSHKELIERDGAYAQLHRIQFGE from the coding sequence ATGTCTACAAATCATGACGACGCCTCAACCTGGCAATCATTTCAGCGACTCTGGCAAATTATCCGTCTGTACAAAAGCGGATTAATTGTCGCTATCATTGCGCTGGTCATCAACGCAGCATCCGATACCTATATGATTTCCCTGCTTAAACCGCTTCTTGATGAAGGATTTGGCAGTGTGGATTCTGACTTTCTTAAATATCTGCCAGTGATCATTTTTGTCATGATGCTTATCCGTGGGATCAGTGGCTTTATTTCAACCTACTGCCTGAGCTGGGTTTCGGGTCAGGTTGTTATGATAATGCGACGCCGGATTTTTGCTCATTTTATGCATATGCCGGTGGCGTTTTTTGACAAAGAGTCAACGGGCGCACTCTTGTCCCGTATCACCTACGACTCTGAGCAGGTGGCTTCTGCAACCAGTGGTGCCTTGGTTAGCATAGTAAGAGAAGGCGCCAGTATTATTGGTCTTCTTATTCTGATGTTCTGGAACAGCTGGCAGCTCTCTCTGGTTCTGTTTGCTGTTGCTCCGGTTGTTGCCTGGGGTATCACCTTTGTCTCTAAGCGTTTCAGAAAAATCTCGAAAAACATGCAGACAGCAATGGGAAGCGTATCTTCTTCTGCTGAGCAGATGCTGAAAGGGCACAAAGTCGTGCTCAGTTACGGCGGTCAGGAAGTGGAACGCGAAAGGTTCGACAACGTCAGTAACCGTATGCGTCAGCAGTCCATGAAGCTGGTTTCAGCGCAGGCTGCAGCTAACCCTATTATTCAGCTGATTGCCTCTATTGCGATTGTTGTTGTGCTTTATCTTGCCAGCATTGATTCCATCCGAAGTGAACTGACTCCGGGGACATTTACCGTAGTATTCTCTGCTATGTTTGGTCTGATGCGCCCACTGCGTGCTCTGACAAACGTGACTTCTCAGTTCCAGAGAGGTATGGCTGCAAGCCAGACTCTGTTCTCACTAATGGATCTGGAGACAGAAGAGAACAAGGGAACATACTCAGCCGAACGTGCTAAGGGTGAAATTAAGGTTCAGGATGTCACCTTTACTTATCAGGGCAAAGACAAACCCGCTCTGAACGAGGTGAGCTTTGATATTCCGGTTGGCAAGACGGTTGCTCTGGTTGGACGCTCCGGCTCTGGTAAAAGTACCATCGCCAACCTGTTTACCCGTTTCTATGATGTGGACAGCGGTTCAATTTGCCTGGACGGGCACGATATTAAAGAGTACCAGTTGGAGAATCTGCGAACGCATTTCGCTCTGGTTTCGCAAAACGTTCATCTGTTTAATGACACTATCGCGAATAATATTGCCTATGCCGCAACAGAAGATTACAGCCGAGAACAGATAGAAGAGGCTGCACGCCTTGCCTACGCCATGGACTTTATTGAAAACATGGATGACGGGCTTGATACCATCATCGGCGAAAATGGCGCGAATCTTTCTGGTGGTCAGAGACAGCGTATCGCGATTGCTCGTGCGCTGCTGCGTGATGCGCCGGTACTTATTCTGGATGAGGCTACATCGGCTCTGGATACTGAATCGGAAAGAGCGATTCAGGCGGCTCTGGACGAGTTGCAGAAAGATAAAACCGTGCTTGTTATCGCGCACCGTCTGTCAACGATTGAGCAGGCTGATCAAATCCTTGTGGTGGATGAGGGCGAAATCATCGAACGTGGCTCCCATAAAGAGCTGATTGAAAGAGATGGCGCTTATGCACAGCTGCACAGAATCCAGTTTGGTGAATAG